The following is a genomic window from Bacteroidales bacterium.
TTTTTAATGATCAGCAACTTATGAATAAATATTTTTTTTATTTAGATAACTATTTGATTATTAAGCGTATATGAAAGAGCTAGTTGGTTTGTTGGTGTAATCCAATTCATTATGAATTCTTACTCAAAATTCAACATGAAGTGTTTAAAATGCGGACTATTTTGCTATGTATTCAGATTTACTTTTTAAGGTCAAGATAATCTGAATTTTAGTAAATTTTTATTTAGGTGGTATGTTCTTCTTACCGAACAGAGAAAAGTGAACATATCGTTTGGGATTCTCTTTCATATCGAGTAAAAGTACATTTAGACTCTCCAGACTGTTGGTAAGGTTAGTATAAAGTGTATCGTTTGTCATAAATTGGCCTGCACTTCCTTTACCATTATTTAGGTTATCTATTAAGATACTGGTTTTCTCGAGGCTCTCTTTCAGTTTCGACACCGATGTATAAATATCAGCAGCAGCAAGAGTATCGGTAATTGCTTCAAGGTTGTCAAAAGTTTTGCCCATGCTGGCTGAATTATCCGAAAGCATCTTTGTGAATTTGTTAACATTATCAAGAGTGGCCTTAAGTTCTTTTTCTCTGGAGCTCAGGATATTATCCAGGCTTTCTGTTGTTCCGTTGAGATGGGCAACAGTACCTGCAATATTTTTCCGGAATTCAGGATCCATTAGATCATCAACAGAAGTAATTACAGAATCAAGAACAATCAGCAGATTTGATATTTTATCTTTCAATGGTAATAATTCTGTTTCAACTTTATCCATTACAGATGCTGCCAGTCTTCCCGGTATAGTATCTCCATCCTCATATATTCCCGGTCCGTTGCCATAAACGAACTGTACCTTCATTCCTCCGAGAAGAGATACCGGGACAATCTCTGCATAAGTGTTTTTCGGAAGCTTGAAGTCTTTACTTACTGAAAATGATACAAGCAGCCTGCCACTCTCCGGATTAACAAAATCGATTGACTGAACAACTCCAACTTTATATCCGTTAATTTCTACCGGACTCGATTCTGCAAGCCCGCCTATTTTATCATATACTGTATAGTAATAAGCTGAATTGGAAAAGAAATCCTTCCCCTTAAGGAAATTGTATAACCATATAAAGACAATAATTGTCAGAATTGTCGTAACACCAACCTTTACTTCGTTTGAGATCTTTTTCATTTACTGATATCTTTTGTTTTTTTCTTTTTTTGCTCAAGAGCCTGCTGCAAAGGTAGTATTTTGTTCTCTTTTACTGCAATTACAAAAGCATCGGGATAAATAGCTGCAAGCTTTTTTCGATACTTAACTGCATCATTATACTCTGCAAACCTGCCACTTGCATATTTAAACCTGTCGGCTGAATTTAATTCAATTACATCTGTTAATCCTTTAAAATTCTCAGGTTTTATTTCTGTCTGGGATGCCGAAGCTGCAACCTGAATCATGAATTGGATCTCAGCTGAAGGTAGAGCATCAGGTTTTACCGTATTCTGATTCGGTACTGTATTCTGTTCCTTAACTGCAGATATTCCGCTTTTGTTATCAAGTTCATTTACATATTCCCTGCAAGCCCTGAATATGGAGGAAGCTATAAAATCCTGCCCCTGTTTTGAGTTTAGAAATTTTTCTTCTTCAGGGCTGGTAATAAAGCCTGTTTCTGTAAGTACACTTGGCATTGTTGTCATAAACAGAACTAAGAATCCGGCTTGTTTTACTCCCCTGTCTATTCTCTTAATCTTCTCCTTGTACTCTGTCTGGATTTTTGATGCGAGACTTGTGCTTTGTTCCTGGTAAATATTTTGCATGAGAGTGAACATTATGTATGATTCCGGTGATTTAGGATCAAAGCCTTCATACTTTGTGGAATAGTCATTCTCAAGCATAATTACCTCGTTCTCCTTCATGGCTACCTGAAGGTTTTGTTCATCCTTCGAAAGTCCCATTATGAAAGTCTCGGTCCCCCTGATATTCTTTGCATTTCCCCAATTGGCATGTATTGAGATAAAAAGGTCAGCCTTGTTTTTATTGGCAAAGGATGCCCTGTCCTGCAATTCAACGAAGGTGTCGTTCTTTCTGGTATACAGTACAGTTACATTATTGAGATTCTGCTCCAGGTATTCCCCTGTCTTTAGCGCAATTGCAAGTGCAATATTCTTCTCAAAGCTGATGGCTCCCTGCGCTCCAGAGTCCCTTCCGCCATGTCCGGCATCGATAACTATAACCCATTTTTTCTGATCTTTTACGGTTGCAGCGGAAACCGAATAAATTGTTAAAACAAGAAAAATGAAAAACAATTTTATACTATATATATTAATGGTATGAAGTTTGTCGTTTTTAATTCCTGTATCCATTTTTAGTTAGTGTTTTTTATTAGTTTTGCGCTGGCATCCCGGTATCACACAAAAACTATACAAAAATAACATTTAAGTTGTATTTTTTTAAAGAAAAGCGGTTACTTGTAGTGTTCCTGGTAATGGTCCAATCTCTCTCCTTATTTTCTCAGGAAGGAAAGATGGTTGCTGATACGTTACTAATTCATAAGGATTCGGTAATTGTTGATACCATACTTACCAAACCCAGAAAAGTTTCTGAAAATGCTATCGATGCGAAGGTTACCTATTCCACATCTCAGGAGGGATATATAAAGAGGGATGTTATAAACAAGAAGGTCACTCTTGTTAATACAGCAGTTGTAAATTATGGGGAGATTGAAATCAAGGCTGATTCAATTCATATTAATATGAGAGCTAATACTCTCTATGCTGTTGGAAGAAAGGATACAACAGGAAAAGTTGTTGGTAAACCTGTTTTCAAGGAAGGCTCTCAGGAGATCGAAGCTGATGAGCTGACCTATAACTTTAAGACGAGAAGAGCTATTGCAACAAATATTATTACCAAACAGGAGGATGGCTTATTGCACAGCCAGTTTACAAAACTTCTTGAAGACGGTACCTCAAATATCTCTAAGAGTACATATTCAACCTGCGATGCCGATACTCCTCACTTCTATATAAACCTCCCAAAGGCACGTGTCTACCCGGGTAAAAAGATAATCTCCGGTCCCGGGAACCTTGTTCTTGAAGGAATACCACTGCCGCTATTCATTCCCTTCGGATATTTTCCTGTCCAGACCAAGAAAGCAGCATCAGGTCTGTTGATTCCCAGGATAGGACAGGAGAGGGAGCGTGGCTATTCACTTACTGAGGGAGGCTACTATTTTGCGGTAAACGATTATTTCGATCTGTCAGTTAAAGGTAACCTGTACTCGAACGGCACCTGGATGGCAACTGCAATGTCGAGCTACAATAAACTATATAAGTATAACGGCAACTTCTCATTCAGTTATGCCGATAATAAAACGGGGCACAAGGGATTGCAGGATTATTCTGCATCCAAGAACTACCGGCTGGGCTGGACTTTCAATCAGGATCCAAAATCCTCACCGGGTTCGAGGTTTTCAGCCAGTGTGAATATGAGTTCAAGTGAATTTGACCGCAATAACAGCTATTCAGTTGCAGAGCATATAACTACTTCCCGACAATCAAGTATCAGTTACTCCAAATCGTGGGATGGCACACCCTTTAACCTTTCAACAAGTATGAATCACAGTCAGAACGTTGCAAATAAGACTGTGGCGCTTAACCTGCCGAAGGCTAATTTTAATATGAACAGGATCTATCCGCTGAAAGGAAAAAATAGCTCAGGCCCGGCAAAATGGTACCAGGAATTACAGTTCTCTTACTCGGCATCTCTTGATAATCAGATTAATACAAAAGACAGCCTGCTGTTTACAAAATCTGTTTTTGATAATATGAAAACAGGTTTTAAGCACGAAGCACCACTTAGTTTTCAGATTCGTCCGTTCAGAAATTTTTCAATCTCTCCATCAGTAACATACACAGGAGTTCTTTATACCCAGAAGATCGAAAGAGTTTGGGTACTCGATGATCCAAAAACAGGTGAGCGTGTGGCAAAAGTAGTAAATGACACCTCACGGGGTGTTTTCTACGGACAGGCATTTAATCCTTCTATCGGAGCAAGCTTTAGTCCTCAGATATTCGGAACATATCAGTTTACCAATCCTGATTCCAGGGTACAGGCTGTAAGGCATGTTATCAAACCCTCAATGAGTTTTAACTATGTACCTGCGTTGAAAGGATTAAGTTCTGATATGTACAGGCAGGTGCAAGTAGATACACTTGGTATCAGGAAGCAAGAGTACTCAATATTTGATGGTAATATTTTCGGAACCCCTTCTGCTTCAAGTAAAAGCGGAAACCTCTCATTGAGTCTTGTCAACATTATTGAAGCCAAGGTTTTCGCAAAAGATGATACTACAGGTAAAGCAGAGAAAGTTAAGATCATTGATAACTTCGGCATAAATACCTCTTATAATGTTTTTGCTGATTCTCTTAAGTGGTCGCCTGTAACAATGCAATTGAGAACCACTCTATTTAAGAACATCAATATTTCTGCAAGTGGTGGTTTCTCATTATATGGAGTAAATAGTAAGGGACAGCCAATAAAGACCTTTGCATATGAACAGAATGGTAAGCTTATGAGGCTTACAAATTTCCAGACAGGCCTTGACCTGAGTCTAAGTGATCTGCTGAAAGGTAAAAAGGACAAGAGCACAGCAGATGCAGGCGGAGCAAAGAATGCCTTTGATCAGGGAACGGGTCCGAATGCAGGAATGCCTGGTGGAGAAATGCCCCAGGGTGGAGCAACAACTACCGACCAGTTCGGATATCCTAAATTTAATATTCCATGGACTCTTAACATGAGCTATAGTCTGAACTATTATAAGGCAGGTTTGAAACCCACTATTCAGCAGGCAGTAACATTTAGTGGTAATGTAACGATCACTAAAAAGATGTCAGCCACATATACCAGTGGTTATGATTTTACGGGAAAAGAGATTACAATGACACAGATTGGCATGACCCGCGATCTTCATTGCTGGGAGATGAGTTTCAACTGGGTGCCTAACGGAACTATGAAGATGTGGAACTTTACTATCAGGGTGAAGGCTGCCGTGTTGGGTGATCTCAAATACGAGAGACGCAAAGATTATCACGATACCTATTAGCAGAGACGCCATGCCTGGCGTCTTTGTAAAAAAAAAGAGACGCCAGGCATGGCGTCTCTACATCAATACAATAAGGATGTTTTATTCTCCTTTTATTTCAAATTCTACCTCTACTCTGACCTCTCGGTGAAGCTTGATAATTGCTTTGTAATTACCAACTTCCTTAATCTGATCTTCAGGTAGTGTGATGTTTTTACGGTCAATGTCAAATCCTTTTTCTTTCAGCGATTCAGCAATCTGAATTGTATTTACAGAACCGAAAATCTTACCTGAAGTACTTGTTTTTGCACCGACAACAATCTTAAGACCAGCCATCTTGGTGGCAATCTCCTGAGCAGCAACTTTGATCTTCTCTTCTTTATGTGCTCTCTGTCTCAGATTTTCAGTATGCATCTTCTTTTCTGATGATGATGCCTGAACAGCATATCCTCTTGGTATAAGGAAGTTTCTTCCGTAACCGTCTTTTACATTTACTATATCGTCTTTCTGCCCCAGCTTATTGACGTCCTGTAATAAAATAATCTCCATAGTTAGTCCTCCTTATTTTAATAGGTCAGTTACATAAGGAAGAAGAGCAATGTGCCTGGCTCTTTTAACGGCTTTTGCCACTTTCCTCTGATATTTAAGTGATGTTCCTGTAATTCTGCGTGGCAGAATTTTTCCCTGATCGTTCAGGAACTTTTTAAGAAACTCAGGATCTTTATAATCAATATAACGGATCCTGTTCTTCTTGAATCTGCAGTATTTCTTCTTCTTGATCTCTACCGTTGGGGGAGTCAAATATCTGATTTCTGATTCGTTCTGTGCCATGTCTTATTCCTCCTTCGATTTACCTGATTCTTTTTGTCTTCTCTTCTTCTCTGCATATTCGACGGCAAATTTTTCCATCCTGAAAGTTAAAAACCTGATAATCCTTTCATCTCTGCGATATTGGACTTCGAGTTTTTCAATTAGATCGCCTGTGCCTTTAAACTCAACCAGATAATAGAAGCCTGTAGACTTCTTCTGGATGGGGTAGGCCAGTTTTTTTAGACCCCAGTTCTCTTCATGAACGATCTCACCGCTGTTGTCGGTGATGACCTTCTTGAATTTCTGTACCGCTTCCTTCATCTGGTTCTCAGATAAAACGGGAGTTGCAATGAAAACGGTTTCGTACTGATTCAACATAGTAATTAATTATTTATTGGTTTAATGATTTTGGTCCGCAAAAGTACAATTATTTTGCATAAATCAAAAATTATCAGTGAAATATATTAAGAATTTTGATTGCCCGCAAAGACGCAGAGACGCAAAGAAAATTACTTAGCGCCTTAGCGCCTTAGCGAGAAATAAAGCAATTTTATTATATTTGTCTTTCAACATTTTTGAGAACGAGAGTCAGTAATTTATGGAAAATTTCATTGTTTCAGCCAGAAAGTATCGTCCAGCCACATTTGATATGGTTATTGGTCAGGACTCTATTACTAACACGCTGAAAAGTGCAATAAAGAACAAACATCTGGCGCAGGCATATTTATTCTGCGGTCCGCGTGGAGTTGGCAAAACAACATGTGCCAGGATTTTTGCCAAAACTATAAACTGTGTTAATCTAGGTGATAATCTGGAAGCCTGTGATAAGTGCGAATCATGTCTTTCGTTCAATTCTTCCCGATCATTTAATATTCATGAGCTTGATGCCGCCTCAAATAATAAGGTTGAGGATATCAGAAGTTTAAATGACCAGGTGAGGATTCCTCCGCAGATTGGAAAGTACAGCATTTATATAATCGATGAGGTTCATATGTTGTCCTCTTCTGCTTTTAATGCTTTCCTTAAGACGCTTGAAGAGCCACCCTCACATGCCATTTTTATTTTAGCTACAACTGAGAAACATAAGATAATACCTACAATATTATCAAGGTGCCAGATCTTCGACTTTAACCGGATCAGGATTGAGGATATTGTAAGCAGGCTATTGTATGTTGCAAAAAATGAAGGAATTACTGCAGCAGAGGAAGCCCTGCACGTAATCGGGCAGAAAGCTGATGGCGCTATGCGCGATGCATTGTCAATATTCGATCAGATTGTTAGTCTGAGCGGAAAAGCTGTCTCCTATAAAGATGTGATTGACAATCTTAATGTGCTTGATTATGAGTATTATTTCAAAACGATTGATGGTGCTATCCGCGGTGATGTATCAACTGTATTGCTTACATATAATGAAATACTTGAGAAAGGTTTTGATGGTCATAATTTCATTTCAGGGCTGAACAGCCATATGCGTGACCTGCTCGTTAGTAAGGATGAATCTACTTTGTCTTTGCTGGAGGCAACGCCTGCTGTAAAAAAGAAATATATGCTGCAAACAGCAGATTGTACTGTCGATTTTCTGTTTAAAGCCCTTGAAATAGGCAGCAATTGCGACCTTTCCTACAAAAGCAGTAAGAATCCCCGGCTTCATGTAGAGCTATCACTTATTCGTTTATGCAGACTGACTGACGATCAGACTGATATCCCTGAAAAAAAAAAGTCTGACCGGAAACAAATAGATTCAGATCCTGAGGAATTGCCCTTACCATCAAAATCAGAGATCATAAGGCAGGAGGAAAAACCTGTTGAAAAGAGGGTGATTGCTGATGACGCACCGGTTGGTAAACATGAACCGGTTATTGATCGGCCTGCTAAAGCTTTTTCAATTAAAGAACTGATTTCTGATGAAGTAGTCAGTACTGAAAAAGTATCTGAAACGACAGAATTAATTGTAAATGAGGAAAAACCGCTGCCCCGTATAGAGTTGACACCGGAAGCTTTTGAAACTGCCTGGATGGAGTTTAATGATCAGCTTAAGGGAGAGGGAACCAGGATAATAAGCATGTTCAAGACCATTAAGCCTGAATTTGAAAATGACCAGACTATTAAGATTCATCTGAGTAATGCTGCTCAGAAAGACACGTTTATATTAAACTATAAACAACGACTTATCGCATTTCTCGAAAGCAGGTTTGAAGTGCCATCTATTGATATTGAAACTACAATAGACCTGGTTGAAACTAATGATGTTTTGTATACCGATGAACAGAAATCATCTTATCTTTTTAATAAATACCCTGTCCTGAAGGAGATGAAAAAGACCTTTAACCTCGATATTATTTAAGTTTCCCGGGTTTCAAAAACTTGATGAAAAGTGAAAAAAGGAACTGAAATATCTGCCGGACCCGTTGATCTGAAATTACTTTCAGACGATAAGATTATTTCAGATCATATCATTAATCATTCGAGGTCGATGATCAGTATCATTAACCGTGAGTATGTTTACGAAAAGGTTAATTCCACCTTCTGCAATGCTCATCAGGTTGCAATGGATAACGTTGTTGGAAAATCGCTCGGCGATGTATGGGGCCAGGATACTTTCAGGGATGTGATTAAAGAGAACCTTGATCTCTGTTTTGGAGGAAAGACAATAAAATATGAGGCCGCATTCAGCACAGCAGGTTCTGGTA
Proteins encoded in this region:
- a CDS encoding 30S ribosomal protein S18; translated protein: MAQNESEIRYLTPPTVEIKKKKYCRFKKNRIRYIDYKDPEFLKKFLNDQGKILPRRITGTSLKYQRKVAKAVKRARHIALLPYVTDLLK
- a CDS encoding N-acetylmuramoyl-L-alanine amidase, whose translation is MDTGIKNDKLHTINIYSIKLFFIFLVLTIYSVSAATVKDQKKWVIVIDAGHGGRDSGAQGAISFEKNIALAIALKTGEYLEQNLNNVTVLYTRKNDTFVELQDRASFANKNKADLFISIHANWGNAKNIRGTETFIMGLSKDEQNLQVAMKENEVIMLENDYSTKYEGFDPKSPESYIMFTLMQNIYQEQSTSLASKIQTEYKEKIKRIDRGVKQAGFLVLFMTTMPSVLTETGFITSPEEEKFLNSKQGQDFIASSIFRACREYVNELDNKSGISAVKEQNTVPNQNTVKPDALPSAEIQFMIQVAASASQTEIKPENFKGLTDVIELNSADRFKYASGRFAEYNDAVKYRKKLAAIYPDAFVIAVKENKILPLQQALEQKKKKTKDISK
- a CDS encoding MCE family protein; amino-acid sequence: MKKISNEVKVGVTTILTIIVFIWLYNFLKGKDFFSNSAYYYTVYDKIGGLAESSPVEINGYKVGVVQSIDFVNPESGRLLVSFSVSKDFKLPKNTYAEIVPVSLLGGMKVQFVYGNGPGIYEDGDTIPGRLAASVMDKVETELLPLKDKISNLLIVLDSVITSVDDLMDPEFRKNIAGTVAHLNGTTESLDNILSSREKELKATLDNVNKFTKMLSDNSASMGKTFDNLEAITDTLAAADIYTSVSKLKESLEKTSILIDNLNNGKGSAGQFMTNDTLYTNLTNSLESLNVLLLDMKENPKRYVHFSLFGKKNIPPK
- a CDS encoding DNA polymerase III subunit gamma/tau yields the protein MENFIVSARKYRPATFDMVIGQDSITNTLKSAIKNKHLAQAYLFCGPRGVGKTTCARIFAKTINCVNLGDNLEACDKCESCLSFNSSRSFNIHELDAASNNKVEDIRSLNDQVRIPPQIGKYSIYIIDEVHMLSSSAFNAFLKTLEEPPSHAIFILATTEKHKIIPTILSRCQIFDFNRIRIEDIVSRLLYVAKNEGITAAEEALHVIGQKADGAMRDALSIFDQIVSLSGKAVSYKDVIDNLNVLDYEYYFKTIDGAIRGDVSTVLLTYNEILEKGFDGHNFISGLNSHMRDLLVSKDESTLSLLEATPAVKKKYMLQTADCTVDFLFKALEIGSNCDLSYKSSKNPRLHVELSLIRLCRLTDDQTDIPEKKKSDRKQIDSDPEELPLPSKSEIIRQEEKPVEKRVIADDAPVGKHEPVIDRPAKAFSIKELISDEVVSTEKVSETTELIVNEEKPLPRIELTPEAFETAWMEFNDQLKGEGTRIISMFKTIKPEFENDQTIKIHLSNAAQKDTFILNYKQRLIAFLESRFEVPSIDIETTIDLVETNDVLYTDEQKSSYLFNKYPVLKEMKKTFNLDII
- a CDS encoding 30S ribosomal protein S6 yields the protein MNQYETVFIATPVLSENQMKEAVQKFKKVITDNSGEIVHEENWGLKKLAYPIQKKSTGFYYLVEFKGTGDLIEKLEVQYRRDERIIRFLTFRMEKFAVEYAEKKRRQKESGKSKEE
- a CDS encoding LPS-assembly protein LptD; its protein translation is MYFFKEKRLLVVFLVMVQSLSLFSQEGKMVADTLLIHKDSVIVDTILTKPRKVSENAIDAKVTYSTSQEGYIKRDVINKKVTLVNTAVVNYGEIEIKADSIHINMRANTLYAVGRKDTTGKVVGKPVFKEGSQEIEADELTYNFKTRRAIATNIITKQEDGLLHSQFTKLLEDGTSNISKSTYSTCDADTPHFYINLPKARVYPGKKIISGPGNLVLEGIPLPLFIPFGYFPVQTKKAASGLLIPRIGQERERGYSLTEGGYYFAVNDYFDLSVKGNLYSNGTWMATAMSSYNKLYKYNGNFSFSYADNKTGHKGLQDYSASKNYRLGWTFNQDPKSSPGSRFSASVNMSSSEFDRNNSYSVAEHITTSRQSSISYSKSWDGTPFNLSTSMNHSQNVANKTVALNLPKANFNMNRIYPLKGKNSSGPAKWYQELQFSYSASLDNQINTKDSLLFTKSVFDNMKTGFKHEAPLSFQIRPFRNFSISPSVTYTGVLYTQKIERVWVLDDPKTGERVAKVVNDTSRGVFYGQAFNPSIGASFSPQIFGTYQFTNPDSRVQAVRHVIKPSMSFNYVPALKGLSSDMYRQVQVDTLGIRKQEYSIFDGNIFGTPSASSKSGNLSLSLVNIIEAKVFAKDDTTGKAEKVKIIDNFGINTSYNVFADSLKWSPVTMQLRTTLFKNINISASGGFSLYGVNSKGQPIKTFAYEQNGKLMRLTNFQTGLDLSLSDLLKGKKDKSTADAGGAKNAFDQGTGPNAGMPGGEMPQGGATTTDQFGYPKFNIPWTLNMSYSLNYYKAGLKPTIQQAVTFSGNVTITKKMSATYTSGYDFTGKEITMTQIGMTRDLHCWEMSFNWVPNGTMKMWNFTIRVKAAVLGDLKYERRKDYHDTY
- a CDS encoding 50S ribosomal protein L9; the protein is MEIILLQDVNKLGQKDDIVNVKDGYGRNFLIPRGYAVQASSSEKKMHTENLRQRAHKEEKIKVAAQEIATKMAGLKIVVGAKTSTSGKIFGSVNTIQIAESLKEKGFDIDRKNITLPEDQIKEVGNYKAIIKLHREVRVEVEFEIKGE